From Acidobacteriota bacterium, one genomic window encodes:
- a CDS encoding NADP-dependent malic enzyme: protein MAIREQDALDYHSVGRPGKTEVVPTKPCLTARDLSLAYSPGVAIPCLAIEKNPEDAYKYTNKGNLVAVLSNGTAVLGLGDIGALAGKPVMEGKGVLFKRFAHVDVFDINLDTHDPDEVIKVAQLLEPTFGGINLEDIKAPECFYIEETLKKTMKIPVFHDDQHGTAIISGAALLNALEIAGKSIKDVRVVVSGAGASAIACAKFYEQLGVPNANFLLVDTKGVVFKGRKEGMNPYKEHFAQDTKLRTLAEAMKGADVFLGCSVKGLVTQDMVRSMAKNPIVFAMANPDPEIAYEDAKAARADVIMATGRSDYPNQVNNVLGFPFIFRGALDVRATAINEEMKMAAAKALATLAKEPVPENVCAAYGGQKFEFGPEYIIPKPFDPRVLYWEAPAVAKAACETGVAQKPITDWDAYRARLEAMTSKSQEVMRTIRATARKEKKRVVFPEGENPKIIEAARLLADEGLGLPILLGKRETIEAAAQRVGLDPKNVTIVDPETAPDAEAFANELYALRSRKGFTPKKARTLVKKALYYALMMLRTGKADGMVAGIERSYVDTIRVVLPLAELKEGVRRAVGMHVVLVGSKVFIFADTTVHIEPDARELADIAVQAAELARHFNLEPRIAMLAFSNFGDNDHPKARKVREAVALLHQERPDLVVDGEMHGDVAVLPDFARENFPHSKIQGDANVLICPDLQSGNIAYKLVGYIGGQREVIGPLLFGLKQPINVVSLNSDVREIVNMAALSCYQAGR, encoded by the coding sequence ATGGCCATTCGTGAACAGGATGCCCTTGACTACCACTCCGTAGGACGCCCGGGCAAGACCGAGGTGGTGCCCACCAAGCCCTGCCTCACGGCCCGGGACCTCTCCCTCGCCTACTCGCCCGGCGTGGCGATTCCTTGCCTGGCCATCGAGAAGAACCCCGAGGACGCCTACAAATACACCAACAAGGGCAACCTCGTGGCGGTCCTCTCCAACGGAACCGCCGTCCTGGGCCTGGGTGACATCGGCGCCCTGGCCGGCAAACCCGTCATGGAAGGCAAGGGCGTCCTCTTCAAGCGATTCGCCCACGTGGACGTCTTCGACATCAACCTGGACACCCACGACCCCGACGAGGTCATCAAGGTCGCCCAGCTCCTCGAGCCCACCTTCGGCGGCATCAACCTGGAGGACATCAAGGCCCCCGAGTGCTTCTACATCGAGGAAACCCTCAAGAAGACCATGAAGATCCCGGTCTTCCACGACGACCAGCACGGCACCGCCATCATCTCCGGCGCCGCCCTCCTCAACGCCCTCGAGATCGCCGGCAAGAGCATCAAGGACGTGCGCGTCGTCGTATCGGGCGCCGGCGCTTCGGCCATCGCCTGCGCCAAGTTCTACGAACAGCTCGGAGTGCCCAACGCCAACTTCCTCCTCGTGGACACGAAGGGCGTCGTCTTCAAGGGGCGCAAGGAGGGGATGAACCCCTACAAGGAGCACTTCGCCCAGGACACGAAGCTCCGGACCCTGGCCGAGGCCATGAAGGGCGCCGACGTCTTCCTCGGCTGCTCCGTCAAGGGGCTCGTCACGCAGGACATGGTCCGCTCCATGGCCAAGAACCCCATCGTTTTCGCCATGGCCAACCCCGATCCGGAGATCGCCTACGAGGACGCCAAGGCCGCCCGGGCCGACGTGATCATGGCCACGGGGCGCTCGGACTACCCGAACCAGGTGAACAACGTCCTCGGCTTCCCCTTCATCTTCCGCGGCGCCCTCGACGTGCGCGCCACCGCCATCAACGAAGAGATGAAGATGGCCGCCGCCAAGGCCCTGGCCACCCTCGCCAAGGAGCCCGTGCCCGAGAACGTCTGCGCGGCCTACGGCGGACAGAAATTCGAGTTCGGCCCCGAGTACATCATCCCCAAGCCCTTCGACCCGCGCGTCCTCTACTGGGAGGCCCCCGCCGTGGCCAAGGCCGCCTGCGAGACGGGCGTGGCCCAGAAACCCATCACCGACTGGGACGCGTACCGCGCCCGCCTGGAGGCCATGACCAGCAAGAGCCAGGAGGTCATGCGCACCATCCGCGCCACGGCGCGCAAGGAGAAGAAGCGCGTGGTCTTCCCCGAGGGCGAGAACCCCAAGATCATCGAGGCCGCGCGCCTCCTTGCCGACGAGGGCCTGGGCCTGCCCATCCTCCTCGGCAAGAGGGAGACCATCGAGGCCGCCGCCCAGCGCGTGGGGCTCGACCCGAAGAACGTGACCATCGTGGACCCGGAGACCGCCCCCGACGCCGAAGCCTTCGCGAACGAGCTTTACGCTTTGCGGTCCCGCAAGGGCTTCACCCCCAAGAAGGCCCGGACCCTCGTCAAGAAGGCCCTCTACTACGCCCTGATGATGCTCCGCACGGGCAAGGCCGACGGCATGGTGGCGGGGATCGAGCGCTCCTACGTGGACACGATCCGCGTCGTCCTGCCCCTGGCCGAACTCAAGGAAGGCGTCCGGCGCGCCGTGGGCATGCATGTGGTCCTCGTGGGCAGCAAGGTTTTCATCTTCGCCGACACCACCGTCCACATCGAGCCCGACGCCCGGGAACTGGCCGACATCGCCGTCCAGGCCGCGGAACTGGCCCGCCACTTCAACCTCGAACCCCGCATCGCCATGCTGGCCTTCTCCAACTTCGGCGACAACGACCACCCCAAGGCCCGCAAGGTGCGCGAGGCGGTGGCCCTCCTCCACCAGGAGCGCCCCGACCTCGTCGTGGACGGCGAGATGCACGGCGACGTGGCCGTCCTGCCCGACTTCGCCCGCGAGAACTTCCCCCACAGCAAGATCCAGGGCGACGCCAACGTCCTCATCTGCCCCGACCTGCAGAGCGGCAACATCGCCTACAAGCTCGTGGGCTACATCGGCGGCCAGCGGGAGGTCATCGGGCCCCTGCTCTTCGGCCTTAAACAGCCCATCAACGTCGTCTCCCTCAACTCCGACGTCCGCGAGATCGTCAACATGGCCGCCCTCTCCTGTTACCAGGCGGGCCGGTAG